The DNA segment ACAATGACTTTAAAGTTTAAAGAAATTGGTAAACAAAATCGTAGAACCGTCGCACTTTTAATTACCTTTGGTTATATCGTAACAGCCATTCTAACAACTTATCTAGCCCATGAATTATTAAATTTTCCATGGTCAATTGCAGCGCTTTTAGGTGCTATTGCTTCTGTTAGTGGTCCAACGGTTGTCGTACCCATTCTAAGAAGTGTAAGACCAACACAGAAACTTTCTGATGTCATACGCTGGGAAGGTATGCTTGTTGATCCAATTGGTGCTGTTGGTGCTGTTATTGTCTATAGTACGGTTTCCCATTGGCAAAATAATGGCATTATTAATGCATTTATTTTCATTCTTATTATCGCTGTTGTCGCAAGTGCCATTGGCATTATCTTTGGCTTTGTTATCGGCGTTGCATTAAGACGTAGTTGGGTACCGGATTATTTATCAAACCTTTTTGTATTAGCTGCAATTGTTACGGCATTTGTTTTAAGTGAACATTTAATTGAAGGTTCAGGCCTTTGGACAGTCTCAGTGATGGGATTAATTGTTGGTAATATGCGTAGCACTCATATTGAAGAAGTTCTAAACTTCAAAGAACATTTAAGTGTTTTATTAATCTCCATTTTATTTATTATCTTAGGTGCGAATCTATCGTTTGATAATCTTGAATTAGTAATCTTACCAACACTTGTATTACTTTTAGCATTACAATTTATTGTACGTCCTTTGGTTGTACTTTTCTGTACGATAAAAAGTTCATTGAACTGGCGAGAGCGAATCTTACTTGGTTGGATATATCCACGCGGCATTGTTGTTGCATCTGTTGCGGCTTTATTCTCAATTAAGGTTGCTCAAGAAATGCATGAGCCTGTATTTGGTCATCAATTAGCCTTAGTTACCTTTTTAATTATCATTGGTACTGTCACTTTTCAAAGTTTAACTGCGCCATTTTTTGCACGCTATATTGGTGCTTCAGCCCCTGATCCAAGAGGCTTTTTAATTATTGGTGCTAATAAACTTGCGCGTGATATTGGTAAAGTCCTACAAAAGCAAGGTGTTTATGTCTTACTGGCTGATAACACATGGCGTGAAGTCAATAAGGCTCGCCTTGAAGGCTTACCCTGTTATTATGGCAACCCTGCCTCAGAGCATGCTAATTGGCATATTAACTTAATTGGTATTGGTCGAATGCTTGGATTAAGTCACTTAAATCAAGTCAATACTTTATCAGCAGTTAAATTTCGCCAAGAATTAGGGCGAGATACGATTTTTATGTTACCATCGGCTGATGATGATAAAACCACCATGTCTTTAATTGATAAACATTATAGCAAACGACTATTTAGCAAAGACT comes from the bacterium SCSIO 12844 genome and includes:
- a CDS encoding sodium:proton antiporter; protein product: MDISLSLMLILILAIFCQWLSWRIRLPAILFLLAVGILLGPIAGYLIPNLPKGILDPEYLFGDDFLHAAVGIGVAIILFEGTMTLKFKEIGKQNRRTVALLITFGYIVTAILTTYLAHELLNFPWSIAALLGAIASVSGPTVVVPILRSVRPTQKLSDVIRWEGMLVDPIGAVGAVIVYSTVSHWQNNGIINAFIFILIIAVVASAIGIIFGFVIGVALRRSWVPDYLSNLFVLAAIVTAFVLSEHLIEGSGLWTVSVMGLIVGNMRSTHIEEVLNFKEHLSVLLISILFIILGANLSFDNLELVILPTLVLLLALQFIVRPLVVLFCTIKSSLNWRERILLGWIYPRGIVVASVAALFSIKVAQEMHEPVFGHQLALVTFLIIIGTVTFQSLTAPFFARYIGASAPDPRGFLIIGANKLARDIGKVLQKQGVYVLLADNTWREVNKARLEGLPCYYGNPASEHANWHINLIGIGRMLGLSHLNQVNTLSAVKFRQELGRDTIFMLPSADDDKTTMSLIDKHYSKRLFSKDFNFDQFAQWFNQGGIIKTTLITNEFSWQDYQKQYQGRLVPLFVVTPKEKLHVFSPESVINNEGNWQAPAGWKIISFILPEHLSMEADKA